In the genome of Amaranthus tricolor cultivar Red isolate AtriRed21 chromosome 15, ASM2621246v1, whole genome shotgun sequence, one region contains:
- the LOC130801603 gene encoding transcription termination factor MTERF5, chloroplastic-like, producing the protein MANLPFRRLVFYLHKRFYNALSSSKTLKSSAIKDNRMTETRNNRQINTINCSNSTSNQSFCVEYLTNSCGLSLHSAISISKKVKLEDKNKPHFDSVVSFFKSHNFSDAHIVQLIEKRPAVLHCRIGSNIEPKIHFLLENGFQGLLLPEFVVSAPDIFYRSLNNQLRPMMTLLKKVISCPEKILLAVRRRKWIVGADNEQMQQNLDYLIEQGVSKQRVEALLVWEPVCMCVDTSRVKYGVEKLKTMGILPSNTMYVHTLRVILYMTKFSWERKLKVFENLGWSYDDFISSFKKNPYCLGYSEEKLKQSVDYFVNTVKLDREIIVANPQLLGYSLKKRIVPRYIIWKVLEERNLNPSKLVWMFYISEKVFLERYVARYFDTNPDLLRIYQTSKEKPITYQSC; encoded by the coding sequence ATGGCAAATCTTCCTTTTAGAAGATTAGTCTTCTATCTCCATAAACGATTTTACAATGCTCTCTCATCttccaaaacccttaaaagttcGGCAATTAAGGATAATAGAATGACTGAAACTAGAAATAATAGACAAATTAATACTATTAATTGTTCTAATTCAACCTCAAATCAATCTTTTTGTGTTGAATACCTTACTAATTCATGTGGGCTTTCTTTACATTCTGCTATTTCGATTTCTAAAAAGGTTAAGTTGGAAGACAAGAACAAACCACACTTTGATTCTGTTGTTTCTTTTTTCAAATCCCATAACTTTTCTGATGCCCATATTGTTCAACTAATTGAAAAGCGCCCTGCTGTTCTCCATTGTAGAATTGGAAGTAATATTGAGCCAAAGATTCATTTTCTTCTGGAAAATGGATTCCAGGGTTTGCTTCTTCCAGAATTTGTTGTTTCTGCCCCTGATATTTTTTATAGGAGTTTAAATAATCAATTGAGGCCAATGATGACATTGCTTAAGAAAGTTATAAGTTGCCCTGAAAAGATACTATTGGCTGTTAGGCGCAGGAAATGGATTGTAGGTGCCGATAACGAACAAATGCAACAAAACTTGGATTACTTGATTGAACAAGGGGTATCCAAGCAAAGAGTTGAGGCGCTGCTTGTTTGGGAGCCTGTTTGCATGTGTGTAGATACTTCCAGAGTGAAGTATGGAGTTGAAAAGCTGAAAACAATGGGTATTTTGCCATCTAATACAATGTATGTACATACCCTTCGCGTGATCTTGTATATGACCAAGTTTTCTTGGGAGAGGAAATTGAAGGTTTTTGAGAATTTAGGGTGGTCTTATGATGATTTTATATCAAGTTTTAAAAAGAATCCATATTGTTTGGGTTATTCTGAGGAGAAACTTAAACAATCTGTGGATTATTTTGTGAACACCGTGAAGCTTGATAGGGAAATTATTGTTGCTAATCCTCAGTTGCTTGGATATTCACTTAAGAAAAGGATAGTTCCTAGGTACATTATATGGAAGGTTTTGGAAGAGAGGAACCTGAATCCTTCAAAGCTCGTTTGGATGTTTTATATATCGGAAAAGGTCTTTCTTGAGCGATATGTTGCTAGGTATTTTGATACGAATCCAGATCTCTTGCGAATCTATCAGACCAGCAAGGAGAAGCCCATCACCTACCAGTCTTGTTAG